In a single window of the Olivibacter sp. SDN3 genome:
- a CDS encoding FixH family protein translates to MAGKRKNETNIIQRYKHSKEMNWGLKIVIGMAMAMTSIVATGIYMVSKDTDTLEEGDYYEKGLSYDDEYAKKENVLVHHARPAIKLLNDSLIINFQHEKNRGMISFRRPSDRAMDRNVVFTTTAPLYKIPINELRKGVWHLRLEWESAGITYLENEELYIP, encoded by the coding sequence ATGGCGGGAAAACGCAAGAATGAAACGAATATTATTCAAAGATATAAGCATAGCAAAGAGATGAATTGGGGATTAAAAATTGTAATCGGCATGGCTATGGCCATGACATCCATTGTAGCGACCGGTATTTACATGGTCAGTAAAGATACCGACACATTGGAGGAGGGCGACTATTATGAAAAAGGCCTGAGCTATGATGATGAGTACGCAAAAAAAGAAAACGTACTTGTCCATCACGCAAGACCGGCCATCAAACTGCTGAACGACAGCCTGATCATAAACTTTCAGCATGAAAAGAACCGGGGCATGATCAGCTTTCGTAGACCTTCAGATCGCGCCATGGACAGAAACGTCGTTTTTACCACTACAGCACCTTTATATAAAATACCCATCAATGAACTAAGAAAGGGTGTTTGGCATCTTCGTTTAGAGTGGGAAAGCGCTGGTATTACTTACCTGGAAAATGAAGAGCTTTATATTCCTTAA
- a CDS encoding sulfite exporter TauE/SafE family protein, translated as MNGTLILAFFIGLLGSIHCVGMCGPLMFSMPSPSGSSLKGLKRLLLYQFGRLLTYGLLGLVLGAIGAGSYVHGWQQYLSMFTGIFLIGMAVYHIFGRYVSFIARRQQQLFLPLLQKMSYWIQQPGGHFMVGLLNGLLPCGMVYMALATALNTSTPADGFLFMLMFGAGTLPLLLTAGFIGNFFKGFMKFNRSRWLQLLFFVLGIWFILRGADLGIPYLSPLSAPQRGDILCR; from the coding sequence ATGAACGGTACTCTGATTTTGGCTTTTTTTATTGGTTTGCTTGGCAGTATCCACTGCGTAGGTATGTGTGGCCCTTTGATGTTTTCGATGCCTAGTCCTTCCGGTTCTTCCCTTAAAGGGCTAAAGCGCCTGTTGCTCTATCAGTTTGGGCGCTTATTGACATATGGTTTACTAGGCTTGGTATTGGGCGCCATAGGTGCAGGTAGCTACGTTCATGGTTGGCAACAATACCTCAGTATGTTTACTGGCATATTCCTAATAGGTATGGCTGTTTATCATATTTTCGGACGATATGTTTCCTTCATTGCTCGCCGTCAACAACAACTATTCTTACCATTGCTCCAAAAGATGAGCTATTGGATACAGCAGCCCGGCGGACACTTCATGGTTGGTCTACTCAATGGTTTATTACCTTGTGGAATGGTTTATATGGCCTTGGCTACTGCATTGAACACCAGCACACCAGCAGATGGGTTTCTGTTTATGTTGATGTTTGGCGCCGGGACGTTACCACTACTTTTAACAGCCGGGTTTATCGGTAACTTCTTCAAAGGTTTTATGAAGTTTAACCGTTCTAGATGGCTACAGTTACTGTTTTTTGTACTTGGTATATGGTTTATATTACGTGGCGCGGATCTGGGCATTCCCTATTTAAGTCCTTTATCGGCACCACAACGTGGAGATATACTATGCAGGTAA
- a CDS encoding Rieske 2Fe-2S domain-containing protein, with protein sequence MTKWYNIDEDLPSVNTIRKIKRAGKHICLINHENKYFATSWRCPHAGADLSNGWCEEGRIVCPYHRHAFDLETGRGDKGQGNYINTYPIEKRDGKWYVGWKTNWLQRLLGG encoded by the coding sequence ATGACTAAATGGTACAATATTGATGAAGATTTGCCCAGCGTAAACACCATACGTAAGATTAAACGCGCTGGTAAGCATATTTGCCTCATTAACCATGAAAACAAATATTTTGCGACGTCGTGGCGTTGTCCGCATGCAGGAGCTGATCTTTCGAACGGATGGTGCGAGGAAGGACGTATTGTTTGTCCTTATCACCGGCATGCTTTCGATTTGGAAACTGGGCGCGGTGATAAGGGCCAAGGTAATTATATCAATACCTACCCGATAGAAAAGCGGGACGGGAAATGGTACGTGGGATGGAAAACGAATTGGTTACAACGTTTACTTGGCGGTTGA
- the queG gene encoding tRNA epoxyqueuosine(34) reductase QueG — protein MQNAASKYSALIKDEAKRLGFSFCGISEAAFLEEEAPRLEKWLKGQMHGEMQYMENHFDKRLDPRLLVDDAKSIISLGYNYYTANLQTDKNAPKISKYAYGMDYHTVIKDRLRQLLGYMQTEIGEIGGRAFVDSAPVLDRAWAKKSGLGWVGKNSNLINKQQGSYFFLCELIVDIKLACDIPATKDYCGTCTKCIDACPTEAIVSPQVVDGSKCISYLTIELKNEIPSDFSGKMDNWMFGCDVCQDVCPWNRFSSEHQEQAFQPHGDLLDMTQKDWEEITEETFKRVFKKSAVKRTKYAGIKRNIDFLKR, from the coding sequence ATGCAAAACGCAGCATCAAAATATAGTGCCTTAATCAAAGATGAAGCAAAACGTCTTGGCTTTTCTTTTTGCGGTATTTCTGAGGCAGCTTTTTTGGAGGAAGAAGCGCCGCGCCTGGAAAAATGGTTAAAAGGACAGATGCATGGTGAAATGCAATATATGGAGAACCATTTTGACAAACGTTTAGATCCGAGATTATTAGTTGACGACGCTAAATCTATCATTTCTTTAGGTTACAACTACTATACAGCTAATTTACAGACTGATAAAAATGCACCTAAAATATCCAAATATGCCTACGGTATGGATTACCATACCGTTATCAAAGATAGACTGCGGCAGTTACTTGGCTATATGCAGACCGAGATTGGCGAAATCGGCGGAAGGGCCTTTGTAGATTCTGCGCCCGTGCTTGATCGTGCATGGGCAAAGAAATCTGGACTTGGCTGGGTTGGAAAAAACAGCAACTTAATAAACAAACAGCAAGGCTCTTATTTTTTCTTATGTGAACTTATTGTTGACATTAAATTAGCATGTGATATACCAGCTACCAAAGATTATTGCGGCACCTGTACCAAATGTATCGACGCCTGCCCTACAGAAGCAATTGTTTCTCCTCAAGTAGTTGATGGGAGCAAATGCATTTCCTATTTGACCATCGAGTTAAAAAACGAAATACCTTCGGATTTTTCCGGTAAGATGGACAATTGGATGTTCGGATGTGATGTTTGCCAGGACGTTTGTCCATGGAACCGTTTCTCTTCAGAACATCAGGAGCAAGCCTTTCAACCACACGGGGATTTGTTGGATATGACACAAAAGGATTGGGAGGAAATAACGGAGGAAACCTTTAAGCGCGTATTCAAAAAATCCGCAGTAAA